One Pyrus communis chromosome 13, drPyrComm1.1, whole genome shotgun sequence genomic window carries:
- the LOC137713814 gene encoding disease resistance response protein 206-like: MAASSSVLIFFFMFLAISSAFPKNKDKYKPCKHLVLFFHDIIYNGKNAANATSAIVAAPQGSNLTILAPNSHFGNIAVFDDPITLDNNLHSKPVGRAQGMYIYDTKNTFTSWLGFSFSLNSTDYQGTINFIGADPIMIKYRDISIVGGTGDFFMHRGVATIDTDSYEGEVYFRLKVDIKFYECW; this comes from the coding sequence ATGGCAGCAAGTTCCTCAGTTCTAATATTCTTCTTCATGTTCCTTGCTATATCTTCAGCcttcccaaaaaacaaagacAAGTACAAACCATGCAAGCACTTAGTGCTATTCTTCCATGACATTATCTACAATGGCAAAAATGCTGCCAACGCTACATCTGCAATCGTAGCAGCCCCTCAAGGATCCAACCTAACCATCTTGGCGCCGAATTCTCATTTCGGGAACATAGCGGTTTTCGATGACCCCATTACACTCGACAACAACCTGCACTCCAAACCTGTTGGCAGGGCACAAGGGATGTACATATATGATACAAAGAACACATTCACTTCTTGGCTTGGCTTCTCATTTTCTCTAAACAGCACAGACTACCAAGGCACAATAAATTTCATCGGAGCCGACCCCATTATGATTAAATATAGGGACATATCCATCGTGGGTGGCACCGGAGACTTTTTCATGCACCGGGGAGTTGCAACCATAGACACGGATTCATATGAAGGTGAAGTCTACTTCAGGCTCAAGGTGGATATCAAGTTCTACGAGTGTTGGTAA